The Streptomyces sp. 11x1 genomic sequence CACCAGTTGCTGAGGACCATGTTCCAAAGCCTGCCGCTGCCGGTGCTGTTGGTGGACCGCGAGACGGTGGTGCGGCGCCTCAACCAGGCCGCGACCGCCTTCACCGGCGTACGGTCCGGTTATGCGACGGGCCGTCCGCTCAGCGGTTTCCTCGCCCATTCCGACCGGGGCGCGTTCCGTTCGCAGGCGGCGGCCGTGGCCCGCGGCGAGGGCGACCGCAGTCTCAGCGTCCACCTGCAGCAGCGCCCGTCGTTGCCGGTCCGCGCCACGCTCACCAAGCTGCGCCCCGGCAGCGGTGAGCCGCGCAACACCGTCCTGGTCCTCCTCCAGCCGGCCGGACACCGGATGCCGACCGTCGAGCCCCTGCGTCCGCTGCCCAACCTCACCGAGACCACCCGCCACGCGGCCCTGATGGACCTCCTCGACGCGATGACCACGGCCCTGCTCACGGCGCCGGCCGGTACGGCCCTCGACCGGGCGGCCCGTGTCCTGCACGGCCGCTTCGCCGACTGGGTGGTCGCCGACACGACGACTCCCGGCCTCGCGCGCTCCACGGTCCTGGCCCCCTCGGAGGAGGAGGCAAAGCTCCTGGTGTCCCAGGACCCCGCCACCTGTCCCCTCGTCGTCACGGCCGCCCGGGGCGGTTCCCCCGCCCTCCAGATCCGTCCGGCCGACCCGGCCGCCTTCGGCCACGACGGCTCGGGGGCCCCGGTCCTCGTGAAGGCCGATGTGACCTCCCTGCTGACCGTGCCGCTGGCTCCCCCGGAAGGCCCGGTCACGGGCGTCCTGACCCTCTTCCGCTCAGGCGCCCGCCTGGCCTTCTCGATGGCCGAGGCCCAGGCGATGGACACGATGTCCCGCCACATAGCCCTGGCCATGGAAACCCGGGCCCCGTAAGGGGCGCGGGGAACTGCGCGACCAGCCACGACGAACCCGCAGACGACCGACGCACCCCACCCCCACGGCGCCCACGGCCAACCAGCGGAGCTACACCGCGTCCTTCATCACCTGGTCCCGCAGCCGATCACAGCACCGGCTGATCAACCGCGACACGTGCATCTGCGAGATCCCCAACTGCTCGGCGATCCGGCTCTGCGTCATGTCGCCGAAGAACCGCATGTACAGGATCGCCCGCTCCCGCTCCGGCAGCGCGGCCAGCCGGGGCTTCACGGCCTCGCGGTCCACCACCGTGTCCAACGCGGGGTCCGGCGCCCCCAGCGCGTCGCTCAGCGAGTAGCCGTCCTCGCTCCCCGGCAGCTCCGCGTCCAGCGACAGCGCCGTGAAGCTCTCCAGGGCCTCCAGCCCCACCCGGACGTCCTCCTCGCTCATGTTCGCGTGTGCGGCGATCTCCGCGACGGTGGGGCGTCGCCCGGAGATGGTCTGGGACAGGTCCTGACTGGCGAACCGCACACGGTTGCGCAGGTCCTGGACCCGGCGCGGCACGTGCAGGGTCCACATGTGGTCCCGGAAGTGCCGCTTGATCTCACCGGTGACGGTGGGCACGGCATAACTCTCGAAGGCGTTCCCCAGCTCGGGGTCGTAGCGGTCGACGGCCTTGACCAGGCCGAGCGAGGCGACCTGGCGCAGGTCGTCGTAGCTCTCACCGCGGTTGCGGAACCGGCCCGCGAGCCGTTCGGCCATGGGGAGCCATGCCTCGATGATCTGCTCACGCAGGGTGTCCCGCTGTTGACCGGGCGGAAGTGCGGCCAGCTGGCGGAAGGCCTCCGCGGTGTCGGGGGCATCGTCGTGCGGATGATGCTTCGCCTGGGTACGCATGGTGCGTCGCAACTCCCTGGATGGCGCTTCTGGGATGGACGGTCACCGTGGGGGCGCGGAGCTGCACGAGGGACAGCACACCCGTGAGGGAAACCTCGCCACTTCCACGGACGTGCCTCCTGTCCGAAGCACTTCTATGCGCCTGCCCCGGATCATGCATGGCAAACACATTCGGGGTTTTCCATTCCGCCCGCGGGTGACTCGCTCGGGAGACCACACCCCGGGAGGTCCAGTATGAGCACCACCGTCGCCGATCACATCTTGCGGAGGCTGCGCGAATGGGATATCGAACAGGTATTCGGCTACCCAGGGGACGGCATCAACGGGCTGCTCGCGGCCTGGGGCCGGGCCGAGGACCGGCCGCGGTTCATCCAGTCCCGGCACGAGGAGATGTCCGCCTTCCAGGCGGTCGGCTACGCCAAGTTCTCCGGCCGGCTCGGGGTGTGCGCGGCGACGTCGGGCCCGGGGGCGATCCACCTGCTCAACGGGCTGTACGACGCCAAACTGGACCATGTGCCGGTGCTGGCGATCGTCGGCCAGACGCACCGCAGCGCGATGGGCGGCTCCTACCAGCAGGAGGTCGACCTGCACACCCTGTTCAAGGACGTGGCCTCGGACTTCGTCGAGACGGTGACCGTGCCCGAGCAGCTGCCGAACGTCCTCGACCGGGCGATCCGCACCGCGTACGCCCGGCGGGCGCCGACGGCCGTCATCGTCCCCGGTGACGTGCAGGAACTGGAGTACTCGGCGCCGACCCACGAGTTCAAGATGGTCCCCTCCAGTCTGGGCGGCGGCTCCTGGACGGCGGTGCCGTCGGCGGAGTCGGTGGAGCGGGCCGCCGAGATCCTGAACGCCGGCGACAAGGTCGCGATCCTCATCGGGCAGGGCGCCGCCGGTGCCCGTGCCGAGGTGGCCCGGATCGCCGAGCTGCTCGGCGCGGGCGTCGCCAAGGCGCTCCTCGGCAAGGACGCGCTGAGCGACGAACTGCCGTACGTCACCGGCTCGATCGGGCTGCTGGGCACGCGCCCCTCGTACGAGCTGATGCGTGACTGCGACACGCTGCTGACCATCGGCTCGTCCTTCCCTTACTCCCAGTTCCTGCCGGACTTCGGCAAGGCGCGGGCCGTGCAGATCGACATCGACCCGCACATGGTCGGGATGCGCTACCCGTACGAGGTGAATCTCGTCGGGGACGCCAAGGCGACGCTGGAGCGGCTGATCCCGCTGATCGATCCGGAGCGGGGGCGCGATTGGTACGACGAGGTGTGCGCGGGGGTGGCGCGCTGGCGCGAGGTGACGGCGCGCCGGGCTGAGCTGTCGGCTGATCCGATCAACCCCGAGCTGGTGGCCCACGCCCTCGATCCGCTGCTGCCGCACGACGCGATCATCTCCTCGGACTCCGGTTCGGCGGCGAACTGGTACGCCCGGCACATCACCATGCGCGGACGCATGCGGGGCTCGCTGTCCGGCACGCTGGCGACGATGGGGTGCGGGGTGCCGTACGCGATCGGCGCGAAGTTCGCGCACCCGGACCGTCCGGCGATCGCCCTGGTCGGGGACGGGGCGATGCAGATGAACGGCATGGCGGAGCTGATCACCGCGGCGAAGTACCAGGACCGCTGGGAGGATCCGCGGCTGGTGGTGGCCGTCTGGAACAACCACGACCTCAACCAGGTGACGTGGGAGCTGCGGGCGATGGGCGGCGAGCCGTCCTTCCTGCCCTCGCAGGAGCTGCCCGACGTCCAGTACGCCGCCTTCGCGCGCTCGCTCGGGCTGACCGGGATCCGGGTGGAGAAGCCGGAGGACGTCGAGGCGGGCTGGCGCGCGGCCCTCGCGGCGGACGGTCCGGCGGTGGTGGAGTTCCTCACCGACCCGGCGGTGCCGCCGATCCCGCCGCACGCGACCTGGGAGCAGATGGAGTCCACGGCCGCCTCGATCCTCAAGGGCGACGCCGACCGGGCGTCCATGGTCAAACAGGGCTTCAAGGCGAAGATGCAGGAGTTCCTGCCGGGCGCCGGGTCGAAGAAGCACGACGGCTGTTGAACGGCACTGAAGAGTTCAGTTGCGCACGAAAGAGTTCAGTGGTCGGTTCAGTAGCGCGGTGAACTGTTCAGTGCCGTACCTGGCATCGTGGTGCGGCTGAATGTCCCGACGTCACGCCACGTGTCCGAGTCAGTTGTCCCCGGCCGGTAGCGGCGGGGAGTTCTCCAGCAGCCACACGATGCGCGTCGGCATCTCTGAGCTCGACCGGTCACACACCTGCTCGTGGCGTTCATCGACAAGCACAGGGGCCGCGTCGGCGACGTCGGCCGCCCGCACCGGCCGCGACAGCGACCGCGAGTCAAGACCGCAGCACCGAAGTCGCTTCTGGTGATGGCCGATCGGCTCGGCGTCCTTGGCCGTTCGGCGGAGGTGGTCCGGAAGCTTGGCAGAGGCGTCAGGGCGTCCCCACCGGCGACGTTGGTCGCATGACTCAGATCGAGATCTCGCACGAAACGCCACCTCCGCGGCACGGGGCACCCGCTGAACCCGCGGGCGTGGTCGAACAGCAGCCGTCGGTGGGGCGGTTGGTCGGGGTGGACCTGGCCCGCGCGCTGGCGGTGTTCGGCATGTTCGCGGTCCACGTCGCCCCACCTGCCGAGGACGTGGGTGGCTTCGGCGGCTGGCTGCTGGAACTGACCGAGGGCCGGTCGTCGATCCTGTTCGCCACCCTCGCCGGGTTCTCGCTGATGCTGATCGCCAGCCGTCGGGAGCCGAAGACCGGCCTGGCCGGCCGGCAGGCGAAGGCCCGGATCGTGATCCGGGCTGTGGTCCTGCTGGCGCTGGGCACCGTGCTGACGATGCTCAGGACCGGGATCCTGGTGATTCTCGCCTTCTACGGGGTGTACTTCCTGCTGGCACTGCCCCTGATACGACTGCGGGCCAGAACCCTCGCGATCATCGCGGCCGTGCTCGCGGTCGTCGGGCCGCAGGCGGCGTTCGGCCTGAAGTGGCTGCTGGGCGAGACGACGGCGAAGATCATCAACACCTACGACCCGATCGGCAGGCTCGGCGGCGACGGACTGCTGGGTCTGCTGCTCGACGGCTACTACCCCGCGATCACCTGGATGCCGTTCGTGATCGCCGGCATGGCACTGGCCCGGCTCGACCTGGCCGCCGGCGTGGTGCAACGTCGGCTGGCCGCGCTCGGCGCCGCGCTGATGGCGCTCGGATACGGGACCGCCTGGCTGACGGCAAGGCTGTACCCGCCCATTCAGGCGGACAAGGCCGCTCTGAAGGAAGCCTTCGCGA encodes the following:
- a CDS encoding PAS domain-containing protein gives rise to the protein MTQTDEFGEELADFVHRVAELKAARSVPTGDLPTVLDAAFFELDHVADQLWPWYERLTASGPAGGTSSAAQEHQLLRTMFQSLPLPVLLVDRETVVRRLNQAATAFTGVRSGYATGRPLSGFLAHSDRGAFRSQAAAVARGEGDRSLSVHLQQRPSLPVRATLTKLRPGSGEPRNTVLVLLQPAGHRMPTVEPLRPLPNLTETTRHAALMDLLDAMTTALLTAPAGTALDRAARVLHGRFADWVVADTTTPGLARSTVLAPSEEEAKLLVSQDPATCPLVVTAARGGSPALQIRPADPAAFGHDGSGAPVLVKADVTSLLTVPLAPPEGPVTGVLTLFRSGARLAFSMAEAQAMDTMSRHIALAMETRAP
- a CDS encoding RNA polymerase sigma factor SigF yields the protein MRTQAKHHPHDDAPDTAEAFRQLAALPPGQQRDTLREQIIEAWLPMAERLAGRFRNRGESYDDLRQVASLGLVKAVDRYDPELGNAFESYAVPTVTGEIKRHFRDHMWTLHVPRRVQDLRNRVRFASQDLSQTISGRRPTVAEIAAHANMSEEDVRVGLEALESFTALSLDAELPGSEDGYSLSDALGAPDPALDTVVDREAVKPRLAALPERERAILYMRFFGDMTQSRIAEQLGISQMHVSRLISRCCDRLRDQVMKDAV
- a CDS encoding thiamine pyrophosphate-requiring protein, which encodes MSTTVADHILRRLREWDIEQVFGYPGDGINGLLAAWGRAEDRPRFIQSRHEEMSAFQAVGYAKFSGRLGVCAATSGPGAIHLLNGLYDAKLDHVPVLAIVGQTHRSAMGGSYQQEVDLHTLFKDVASDFVETVTVPEQLPNVLDRAIRTAYARRAPTAVIVPGDVQELEYSAPTHEFKMVPSSLGGGSWTAVPSAESVERAAEILNAGDKVAILIGQGAAGARAEVARIAELLGAGVAKALLGKDALSDELPYVTGSIGLLGTRPSYELMRDCDTLLTIGSSFPYSQFLPDFGKARAVQIDIDPHMVGMRYPYEVNLVGDAKATLERLIPLIDPERGRDWYDEVCAGVARWREVTARRAELSADPINPELVAHALDPLLPHDAIISSDSGSAANWYARHITMRGRMRGSLSGTLATMGCGVPYAIGAKFAHPDRPAIALVGDGAMQMNGMAELITAAKYQDRWEDPRLVVAVWNNHDLNQVTWELRAMGGEPSFLPSQELPDVQYAAFARSLGLTGIRVEKPEDVEAGWRAALAADGPAVVEFLTDPAVPPIPPHATWEQMESTAASILKGDADRASMVKQGFKAKMQEFLPGAGSKKHDGC
- a CDS encoding heparan-alpha-glucosaminide N-acetyltransferase domain-containing protein, giving the protein MTQIEISHETPPPRHGAPAEPAGVVEQQPSVGRLVGVDLARALAVFGMFAVHVAPPAEDVGGFGGWLLELTEGRSSILFATLAGFSLMLIASRREPKTGLAGRQAKARIVIRAVVLLALGTVLTMLRTGILVILAFYGVYFLLALPLIRLRARTLAIIAAVLAVVGPQAAFGLKWLLGETTAKIINTYDPIGRLGGDGLLGLLLDGYYPAITWMPFVIAGMALARLDLAAGVVQRRLAALGAALMALGYGTAWLTARLYPPIQADKAALKEAFANLDPNSIESLRPGSPAFDYINNKVTDSANIASSLLGAEPHSGTTFEIIGGLGVAITVLVCATATMARLAWLRLLASPLIAVGTMSLTLYVAHVAAYAMLPDEAIGTFVPLLGFIAGAIVFATVWSRFFRRGPLEYLLNNTTKLAKFVR